From Algoriphagus sp. NG3, the proteins below share one genomic window:
- a CDS encoding ABC transporter ATP-binding protein yields the protein MARTAERKVTMGQVFKTIIWPRRKHLFLGLFLIIISRLASLVLPGASKILIDEVIPSNDLTMLKWLIGGVVLAIVVQSTTSYALTQILSVEAQNLISKLRSQVQAHIIKLPIRFFDNAKTGELVSRIMTDVEGVRNLVGTGFAQMIGGILTAVISLFLLISISPMMTLYVLLPVVVFGLISLKAFGRIRPIFRERGKINAQVTGRLTETLGGIRVIKGFNAEQQEINTFAQGVDELFQNVKASLTATSFVTSAGALLLGLASAGIMGIGGYMIMQGEMTFGDFLAFTLYLGFMIAPIVQMSNIGSQLTEAFAGLDRTEEIMNTPLEADDRTRTLALQEFRGDVRFDNVSFAYEENKDVIKGVSFHAPAGSVTALVGTSGSGKTTIAGLAATFLSPDSGLITLDGHDLQQVTLDSFRSRLGVVLQDDFLFEGTIRENILFPRPNASEEDLQKAVVAAHVQEFTDRFEDGLDTLIGERGVKLSGGQRQRIAIARAILADPRILILDEATSNLDTESETLIQASLKELMKGRTTFVIAHRLSTIRQADQILVIEQGNIVERGKHDELIALEGRYYQLYTYQSRI from the coding sequence ATGGCAAGAACAGCGGAACGCAAAGTAACCATGGGGCAGGTCTTTAAGACCATTATCTGGCCCCGTAGAAAGCATTTATTTTTAGGACTGTTTCTAATTATTATTTCACGCCTTGCCAGTTTGGTACTGCCGGGAGCGAGTAAAATCCTGATCGATGAGGTGATTCCCTCCAATGACCTAACCATGCTCAAGTGGCTGATAGGCGGGGTGGTGTTAGCGATAGTGGTACAATCCACCACTTCCTATGCGCTCACTCAGATCTTAAGCGTGGAAGCACAAAACCTGATCTCCAAGCTCAGGTCCCAGGTTCAGGCACATATCATCAAACTTCCCATCCGCTTCTTTGACAATGCCAAAACCGGGGAACTGGTGTCCAGAATCATGACTGATGTGGAGGGAGTGAGAAATCTGGTGGGAACAGGTTTCGCACAGATGATCGGTGGGATTTTGACCGCAGTTATCTCTCTTTTTCTGTTGATCAGCATCAGTCCTATGATGACCTTGTATGTACTGCTGCCGGTGGTGGTTTTTGGGCTGATATCCCTAAAGGCTTTCGGAAGGATTCGTCCTATTTTCCGCGAACGCGGCAAAATCAATGCCCAGGTCACAGGAAGGCTGACGGAGACGCTTGGGGGAATCCGGGTCATCAAAGGCTTCAATGCCGAGCAGCAGGAGATCAATACCTTTGCCCAAGGAGTAGATGAGCTTTTTCAGAATGTGAAAGCCAGTCTTACAGCTACTAGTTTTGTGACTTCTGCCGGTGCTTTATTGCTTGGGCTGGCTTCCGCTGGAATCATGGGAATAGGAGGTTACATGATCATGCAGGGGGAGATGACCTTTGGTGATTTCCTGGCCTTTACACTTTATCTGGGCTTTATGATTGCCCCTATTGTTCAGATGTCAAATATAGGCTCTCAGCTGACTGAGGCTTTTGCCGGTTTGGACCGTACTGAGGAGATCATGAATACACCGCTGGAGGCAGATGACCGCACCAGGACGCTTGCTTTGCAGGAATTCCGGGGAGATGTCAGGTTTGATAATGTTTCCTTTGCCTATGAAGAAAATAAGGATGTGATCAAAGGAGTGAGTTTTCATGCCCCAGCAGGTTCGGTGACTGCACTGGTAGGCACCTCAGGTTCAGGAAAGACGACTATAGCTGGCCTGGCTGCTACTTTTTTAAGTCCAGATTCGGGGTTGATCACGCTGGATGGTCATGATCTTCAGCAAGTCACGTTGGATTCTTTTCGATCCAGACTAGGGGTAGTCTTGCAGGATGATTTCCTGTTTGAGGGGACGATCAGGGAGAATATTCTTTTTCCCAGACCAAACGCCAGTGAAGAAGATCTTCAGAAAGCTGTAGTCGCTGCTCACGTGCAGGAGTTTACGGATCGCTTTGAGGATGGACTGGATACCTTGATCGGGGAGAGGGGAGTGAAGCTCTCCGGTGGGCAAAGACAGCGTATAGCCATTGCACGGGCAATCTTGGCAGATCCCAGAATCCTGATTTTGGACGAGGCTACTTCCAATCTGGATACAGAATCAGAGACCTTGATTCAGGCGAGTTTAAAGGAGTTGATGAAAGGCAGGACGACTTTTGTGATTGCCCACAGATTGAGTACAATCCGTCAGGCGGACCAGATTCTGGTGATAGAGCAGGGAAATATTGTGGAGCGTGGCAAGCATGACGAACTGATCGCTTTGGAAGGCAGGTATTATCAGTTATACACGTATCAGTCGAGGATTTAA
- a CDS encoding HAD family hydrolase: protein MIKVIAFDADDTLWVNEPFFREAEEEFGSLMEDFMPRHSSIKELYRTEIENLGLYGYGIKGFMLSMIQTALRISGHKMPVKFIDRILEIGYDMMQKPVEILPGVEEVLAKLHDDYRLVMATKGDLVDQERKLKKSGLDHYFHHIEIMSEKRVADFAKLVRHLDVSPEEFLMMGNSLKSDVLPVLELGGHAIHIPFHITWEHETIEHEVEHVNFYQAEHIAQVVEMIGGI, encoded by the coding sequence ATGATCAAAGTAATCGCTTTCGACGCAGACGACACCCTATGGGTCAATGAACCGTTTTTCCGAGAAGCGGAGGAGGAATTTGGGAGTTTGATGGAGGATTTTATGCCAAGGCACAGCAGCATAAAAGAACTTTATCGTACGGAAATAGAAAATCTCGGCCTATATGGTTACGGAATTAAGGGTTTTATGCTATCGATGATCCAGACAGCCCTCCGCATTTCCGGACATAAAATGCCGGTGAAGTTTATTGACAGAATTCTCGAGATCGGGTATGATATGATGCAAAAGCCGGTGGAAATCCTGCCTGGAGTAGAGGAGGTTTTGGCAAAATTACATGATGATTACCGGCTGGTCATGGCTACCAAAGGAGACCTGGTAGATCAAGAGCGAAAACTCAAAAAATCAGGGTTGGATCATTATTTCCATCACATTGAGATCATGAGTGAAAAAAGAGTGGCTGATTTTGCGAAACTTGTCCGGCATCTCGATGTCTCACCTGAGGAGTTTCTGATGATGGGAAACAGTCTGAAATCAGATGTGCTTCCCGTATTGGAACTTGGCGGTCATGCCATCCATATTCCCTTTCACATTACCTGGGAACATGAGACTATCGAGCATGAGGTGGAACATGTTAATTTCTATCAGGCAGAGCATATCGCCCAGGTGGTGGAGATGATTGGGGGAATATAG
- a CDS encoding alpha/beta hydrolase: MQKQLLVLSLFMCSMIVNAQEIILPLWEGTPPLQNDMGLEEKAVEEGIIRIENVQMPQIEVFLPSKQMRTGQAVVIFPGGGYHILAYDWEGRDFAKWLNTQGIVGIVVKYRLPDSKSLTDAKEVPLLDAQRAVRLARHHAAEWMIDPGKIGVLGFSAGGHLASTVSTQYAHEVDRPKDGIDALSARPDFSILAYPVISFRDASAHSGSRRNLIGENASQELIDRFSGELNVTAETPPTFLVHAQDDGGVPIENSLLYYKALNAHNIPASLHIYPQGGHGFGFGLGKGPVSGWREVLLDWMEELK; encoded by the coding sequence ATGCAAAAACAACTTTTAGTACTCAGTCTATTCATGTGCAGCATGATCGTAAATGCCCAGGAAATCATACTTCCCTTATGGGAAGGCACTCCTCCCCTTCAAAATGATATGGGATTGGAAGAAAAAGCGGTTGAAGAAGGGATTATCCGTATAGAAAATGTACAGATGCCCCAGATCGAAGTTTTCCTGCCCAGTAAGCAAATGAGAACAGGCCAGGCAGTGGTGATTTTCCCGGGAGGTGGCTACCATATTCTGGCTTACGACTGGGAAGGAAGGGACTTTGCCAAATGGCTGAACACGCAGGGAATTGTAGGGATTGTGGTCAAATACCGGCTGCCTGACTCCAAATCCCTGACAGATGCGAAGGAAGTTCCCCTGCTGGATGCTCAGCGTGCAGTGCGCTTGGCAAGACATCATGCAGCAGAATGGATGATAGACCCAGGCAAAATAGGTGTGTTGGGCTTCTCTGCCGGAGGCCATTTGGCTTCTACGGTCAGTACTCAATATGCCCATGAAGTTGACAGGCCAAAAGATGGCATTGATGCACTATCTGCCCGTCCTGACTTTTCTATCTTGGCCTATCCGGTGATTTCATTCAGAGATGCCAGCGCACATTCAGGTTCCAGGAGAAACCTCATCGGTGAGAATGCCAGCCAGGAACTCATTGACCGTTTCTCTGGGGAACTGAACGTAACTGCCGAGACTCCTCCAACTTTTCTGGTGCATGCACAGGATGATGGCGGAGTGCCTATAGAAAACAGTTTGCTGTACTACAAAGCGCTAAATGCGCATAACATACCTGCCTCCCTGCATATCTATCCCCAGGGCGGACATGGGTTTGGTTTTGGGTTGGGCAAAGGCCCCGTGTCAGGCTGGAGAGAGGTGTTGTTGGATTGGATGGAGGAATTGAAGTAG
- a CDS encoding L-rhamnose mutarotase: MKTQTFVLICDLKDDEEAIQAYVECHKAVAPEIIESIRIAGILQMSIFRWRHRLSMILVGDENFTFEKKAALDNANEKVQEWEAFLGQYQTNLPGTPDNWRWQLMEKIFEFKA, from the coding sequence ATGAAAACCCAAACCTTTGTATTGATCTGCGATCTGAAAGACGATGAAGAGGCGATACAAGCTTATGTGGAATGCCACAAAGCTGTAGCTCCTGAGATCATCGAAAGCATACGCATAGCAGGAATACTACAGATGAGCATCTTTCGCTGGCGACACCGACTGAGCATGATACTGGTGGGCGATGAAAACTTTACTTTCGAAAAGAAAGCTGCCCTGGACAATGCCAACGAAAAAGTGCAGGAATGGGAAGCTTTCCTCGGACAATACCAAACCAATCTCCCCGGCACCCCAGACAATTGGCGCTGGCAGTTGATGGAAAAGATTTTTGAATTCAAAGCCTAA
- the fucP gene encoding L-fucose:H+ symporter permease, protein MTQKPALIPKNLLLPFILITSLFALWGFANDITNPMVAAFKRVLELNNTQASWVQMAFYGGYFTMALPAAFFIKKYSYKKGILLGLGLYGFGALLFYPAAAWESYGFFLASLYILTFGLAFLETTANPYILSMGPEATATQRLNLAQAFNPMGALAGLFVAKQFILNALQSNATDADGNIIFSSLDESAKAVIRTADLMVIRNPYVMLGLVVLAILVIIALVKMPENKETGSVEFKATMSRLLKNRNFVEGTLAQMFYVGAQIMVWTYIYQYAEVLGISNADAVNYGYTALVVFLVGRWICTFLLRYISPTKLLSIFSILAILFTAGAIFLPGMAGLYSLVAISFAMSLMFPTIYGIALDGLGEDSKFAAAYLVMAIVGGAIMPTLQGMIMDIGGAAYDDVLILGVPEVNFSFILPLACFVMVLLFSLRAKNVVRLKG, encoded by the coding sequence ATGACCCAAAAACCTGCATTAATCCCAAAAAACCTCCTTCTTCCTTTTATCTTAATCACCTCCCTTTTTGCGCTCTGGGGTTTTGCCAATGACATCACCAATCCCATGGTGGCGGCATTTAAGCGGGTGCTGGAATTGAACAATACACAAGCCTCCTGGGTGCAAATGGCATTTTATGGTGGATACTTCACCATGGCTTTGCCTGCCGCTTTTTTCATCAAAAAATACTCCTATAAAAAAGGAATACTTCTGGGCTTGGGGCTCTATGGCTTTGGAGCGCTGCTTTTCTACCCGGCAGCTGCGTGGGAGAGTTATGGCTTCTTCCTAGCTTCTCTATACATACTAACCTTTGGCTTAGCTTTCCTCGAAACCACCGCCAACCCGTACATTCTTTCCATGGGACCCGAGGCTACTGCAACTCAACGATTGAACTTGGCACAGGCATTTAACCCAATGGGAGCTTTGGCAGGGCTGTTTGTAGCCAAGCAATTTATATTGAATGCACTTCAATCGAATGCAACTGATGCAGATGGAAACATCATTTTCTCTTCTTTGGACGAATCAGCCAAAGCTGTGATCCGAACAGCCGATTTGATGGTGATCAGAAATCCTTACGTGATGTTAGGTCTTGTCGTCCTTGCCATTTTGGTAATAATTGCCTTGGTCAAAATGCCGGAAAACAAGGAAACCGGAAGTGTGGAATTTAAGGCCACTATGAGCCGGCTTTTGAAAAACAGAAACTTCGTAGAAGGCACACTTGCACAGATGTTCTATGTGGGTGCGCAGATCATGGTTTGGACCTATATTTACCAGTACGCTGAAGTATTGGGGATATCGAATGCAGACGCTGTCAATTATGGCTATACTGCTTTGGTGGTGTTCTTGGTTGGCAGGTGGATATGTACATTTTTGCTTAGATATATCTCTCCGACAAAGTTGCTTAGCATATTTTCTATACTTGCAATTCTATTCACCGCCGGGGCTATTTTCCTTCCGGGAATGGCTGGTTTATATTCCTTGGTGGCGATTTCCTTCGCCATGTCCCTGATGTTCCCGACGATCTACGGGATTGCGCTGGATGGATTGGGTGAGGACTCCAAGTTTGCCGCAGCTTACCTGGTTATGGCCATTGTAGGTGGGGCGATAATGCCAACGCTTCAAGGAATGATCATGGACATAGGTGGTGCTGCCTATGATGATGTACTGATCTTAGGTGTACCTGAAGTGAACTTCTCTTTTATTCTTCCATTAGCCTGTTTTGTGATGGTGTTACTGTTTAGTTTGAGAGCGAAAAATGTGGTAAGGTTGAAAGGTTGA
- a CDS encoding SDR family oxidoreductase: MNLNLTNKVILISGGAKGIGGAISRGLIAEGAIPVMIDPSEKEGAEILALGEAFQIPTRLFEAADSEKAVKLTLEKYGRIDGLVNNAGANDSVGLENGSPEAFEKSVAKNLNHYYHLTHYALPFLKKAKGSIINISSKTAITGQGGTSGYTAAKGAQLSLTREWAVELLPYEITVNAVIPAEVYTPLYQNWINTFEDPKAKLESITAKIPLGKRMTTPEEIASMAIFLLSDQARHITGQHLFVDGGYTHLDRSL; this comes from the coding sequence ATGAACCTAAACCTAACCAATAAAGTCATCCTGATTTCCGGCGGAGCCAAAGGAATCGGCGGAGCCATTTCCAGAGGATTGATAGCAGAAGGAGCTATTCCGGTGATGATTGATCCTTCAGAAAAAGAAGGAGCGGAAATCCTTGCTTTGGGAGAAGCTTTTCAGATTCCTACCCGACTTTTCGAAGCTGCTGATTCAGAAAAAGCTGTAAAACTTACTCTGGAGAAATATGGAAGAATAGATGGCTTAGTGAATAATGCTGGAGCAAATGACAGCGTAGGATTGGAAAACGGAAGTCCGGAAGCTTTTGAAAAATCCGTGGCCAAAAACCTGAATCACTATTATCATCTGACGCATTACGCTTTGCCTTTTTTGAAAAAAGCCAAAGGAAGCATTATCAATATAAGTAGTAAAACTGCCATAACCGGCCAAGGTGGCACCTCTGGCTACACGGCTGCTAAGGGAGCGCAGCTCTCACTCACCCGAGAATGGGCAGTAGAACTTCTCCCCTACGAGATCACCGTGAATGCTGTCATTCCTGCTGAAGTTTACACTCCACTTTACCAAAACTGGATCAATACTTTTGAAGACCCAAAAGCCAAACTGGAATCCATTACTGCCAAAATACCATTGGGAAAACGAATGACCACTCCGGAAGAAATTGCTTCCATGGCCATTTTCCTGCTTTCCGACCAAGCCAGACATATCACAGGCCAGCATCTCTTTGTAGACGGTGGCTATACCCATCTTGACCGATCCTTATAA
- a CDS encoding PDDEXK nuclease domain-containing protein: MKDKDKLLFQELARIIENGKSQLAAQVNSALTLVYWQVGHRINTHILENQRAEYGKEIITKVATQLSNAYGKSFQERNLRRMIQFCSLFPDLQKLSPLATKLSWSHFVELLSIKSNEARYFYAFTAAEEIWSKRELRNQIERKAFERKEIAQIQLLETDSEIQSTFKDPYFLDFLGLKEGYLENDIEGAILKELEHFILELGKGFAFVERQKRIILDGVDFYIDLLFFHRKLKRLVAVELKLSKFKPAYKGQMEVYLKWLNKYEKQEGEKPPIGLILCAEKSNEQIELLEMGKDGIMVAEYWAELPAKSELEAKLHQALIEAKARIEQKKLS, from the coding sequence ATGAAAGATAAAGACAAGCTACTGTTTCAAGAGTTGGCTCGCATCATCGAAAATGGTAAAAGCCAACTTGCTGCTCAAGTTAACAGTGCGCTTACTCTTGTTTACTGGCAAGTGGGCCATAGAATAAATACACACATTCTCGAAAATCAGCGTGCTGAATACGGTAAAGAGATTATTACTAAAGTGGCCACTCAATTGTCAAATGCCTATGGCAAATCGTTCCAGGAAAGAAATCTGAGAAGAATGATCCAGTTTTGCAGTTTATTTCCCGACCTACAAAAATTGTCGCCACTGGCGACAAAATTGAGCTGGAGTCATTTTGTAGAATTGCTATCGATCAAAAGTAATGAAGCAAGGTATTTTTATGCTTTTACAGCCGCCGAAGAAATTTGGAGTAAAAGAGAATTAAGAAACCAAATAGAAAGAAAGGCTTTTGAACGCAAAGAAATAGCTCAAATACAATTATTAGAAACTGACTCGGAAATACAGTCTACTTTCAAGGATCCTTACTTTTTGGATTTTCTTGGGCTAAAAGAAGGATATTTAGAAAACGATATAGAAGGTGCTATCCTCAAAGAATTAGAACATTTTATATTAGAGCTCGGTAAAGGCTTTGCTTTTGTAGAAAGGCAAAAAAGAATCATACTAGACGGTGTGGATTTTTATATAGATCTATTGTTTTTCCACAGAAAATTAAAGCGCCTGGTCGCTGTTGAGTTAAAGCTCAGCAAATTTAAGCCCGCCTACAAAGGACAAATGGAAGTATATTTAAAATGGCTTAATAAATACGAAAAACAAGAAGGTGAAAAACCACCTATTGGCTTAATCCTGTGTGCAGAAAAAAGCAATGAACAGATAGAATTGCTTGAAATGGGAAAGGACGGGATTATGGTAGCTGAATACTGGGCCGAATTACCTGCGAAAAGTGAATTAGAAGCCAAGCTTCACCAAGCATTGATAGAGGCGAAAGCTAGAATAGAACAAAAGAAATTATCATAA
- a CDS encoding amidohydrolase family protein, translating to MRLDSHQHFWKYNPQKHAWITDEMKVIQRNFLPDELIPILEEHKIEGCVAVQADESFHETAFLLDLAEEHEQIKAVVGWADLGSDDVDKDLDQFASQKKLKGYREILQAKPVEYMLRKEFIRGIEKIGKRGYTYDILVFHNQLEAALQFVKKAPEQPFVIDHIAKPNIKLGIWREWKKEMAPLAERDYIFCKVSGMITEADWKKWTPGDLEVYLEVVLELFGPKRLMFGSDWPVCKIAGEYEQVLEIVERFTDRLSKTEKEAIMGNTAAEFYGI from the coding sequence ATGAGACTGGATTCGCACCAGCACTTTTGGAAATACAATCCGCAAAAGCACGCCTGGATCACCGACGAAATGAAGGTGATCCAGCGTAATTTTCTGCCAGATGAGCTGATTCCGATTTTGGAAGAGCACAAAATCGAGGGTTGTGTCGCGGTGCAGGCTGATGAGAGTTTTCATGAGACGGCATTCCTGCTGGATCTAGCAGAAGAACACGAGCAGATCAAAGCCGTGGTAGGCTGGGCAGATTTGGGTTCTGATGATGTAGATAAGGATTTGGATCAGTTTGCTTCCCAAAAAAAACTCAAAGGTTACCGTGAGATATTGCAAGCCAAACCAGTGGAATACATGCTCAGAAAGGAATTTATCCGTGGCATTGAGAAGATTGGAAAGCGAGGATACACTTATGATATTCTGGTTTTCCATAATCAACTGGAAGCAGCCTTACAGTTTGTCAAAAAAGCACCTGAGCAACCTTTTGTAATCGACCACATCGCCAAACCCAACATCAAACTGGGTATCTGGCGGGAATGGAAAAAGGAAATGGCACCACTTGCTGAGCGGGATTATATTTTCTGCAAAGTATCGGGAATGATCACCGAAGCTGATTGGAAAAAATGGACTCCAGGTGATCTGGAAGTTTATCTGGAGGTGGTACTGGAGCTATTTGGCCCAAAACGTCTGATGTTTGGCAGCGACTGGCCTGTGTGCAAGATCGCAGGAGAATACGAGCAGGTATTGGAGATCGTAGAGCGATTTACCGACAGGCTTTCCAAAACAGAAAAAGAGGCGATTATGGGAAATACCGCTGCGGAGTTTTATGGGATCTGA
- a CDS encoding fumarylacetoacetate hydrolase family protein: MRLIRFGEAGKEQPGIQSASGKYLDCSGFKEDWNEEFFTNNGLARLEEWLNANEENLNEIPADSRLGSPIARPSKIICIGLNYRMHAIESGMPVPEVPIIFMKATSSLCGPFDNILIPKNSVKTDWEVELAVVIGKRAKYVSKENAMEYVAGYCVHNDVSERDFQLHHGGQWVKGKSADNFAPLGPVLVTKSEIQDPHNLRLWLKLNGKMLQDSNTSDLVFDIPELIEHLSQYMTLLPGDVISTGTPAGVGLGLTPPTYLKEGDVVELGIEGLGEAKQVAINDPEA; this comes from the coding sequence ATGAGACTTATACGATTCGGCGAAGCCGGAAAAGAACAACCCGGAATCCAAAGTGCATCAGGCAAATACCTAGACTGCTCTGGATTTAAAGAAGACTGGAACGAGGAATTTTTTACCAATAATGGACTTGCCCGACTGGAAGAATGGCTGAATGCAAATGAGGAAAACCTAAATGAAATTCCTGCTGATTCACGATTGGGTTCACCTATTGCCCGGCCTTCCAAAATCATCTGCATAGGGCTAAACTACCGTATGCATGCGATAGAATCAGGCATGCCGGTACCCGAAGTTCCGATTATATTCATGAAAGCCACTTCTTCCCTTTGTGGGCCTTTTGACAACATTCTGATACCCAAAAACTCGGTAAAAACCGACTGGGAAGTGGAACTGGCTGTAGTCATCGGCAAGCGGGCAAAATATGTAAGCAAGGAAAACGCCATGGAATATGTGGCTGGATACTGCGTACACAATGACGTCAGCGAACGCGATTTTCAACTGCATCATGGCGGACAGTGGGTGAAAGGTAAAAGTGCAGACAATTTCGCTCCGCTAGGCCCTGTATTGGTTACAAAATCAGAAATCCAGGATCCGCACAACTTAAGGCTTTGGCTGAAACTGAACGGTAAAATGCTGCAGGACAGCAACACTTCTGATCTTGTTTTTGATATTCCAGAATTGATCGAGCACCTAAGCCAGTATATGACTTTGCTGCCAGGAGATGTGATTTCCACAGGTACTCCGGCAGGTGTCGGGCTAGGCCTCACCCCTCCTACCTACCTGAAAGAAGGCGATGTGGTAGAATTAGGGATCGAAGGACTTGGAGAAGCCAAACAAGTAGCCATCAACGACCCTGAAGCATGA
- a CDS encoding SDR family oxidoreductase produces MKNKTVLITGGASGIGLAMVQLFAARESKVYFIDINPEVGEKMAQEERDKGFDVTFLCGSVADPVETQTLFNSIPGKIDTLINNAGVSHIGKVENTSPEDFDRVFQVNVKGMFNCTKAALPKLKENGGGSILNMASVAATIGIPDRFAYSMTKGAALSMTLSIARDYVADGIRCNCLSPGRVHTPFVDGFLAKNYPGQEKEMFEKLAATQPIGRMATPNEIAELAYFVSSEAGSFITGTNIPIDGGFLGLKM; encoded by the coding sequence ATGAAAAATAAAACAGTACTAATCACAGGCGGGGCTTCCGGAATCGGACTCGCTATGGTTCAGCTTTTTGCGGCCAGAGAATCCAAGGTATATTTCATTGATATCAATCCTGAAGTGGGTGAAAAAATGGCACAAGAAGAGCGGGACAAAGGATTTGATGTGACTTTTCTGTGCGGAAGTGTAGCAGATCCTGTAGAAACACAAACCTTATTCAACTCAATTCCGGGAAAAATAGATACACTGATCAACAATGCCGGAGTTTCCCATATTGGAAAAGTGGAAAACACAAGTCCGGAGGATTTTGACCGGGTTTTCCAAGTGAACGTGAAGGGCATGTTCAACTGCACCAAGGCAGCACTTCCAAAATTGAAGGAAAACGGAGGCGGATCCATTTTGAACATGGCATCTGTGGCTGCTACTATCGGCATTCCAGACCGTTTTGCATACAGCATGACCAAAGGAGCAGCCCTTTCTATGACACTCAGCATTGCGAGGGACTATGTAGCCGATGGCATCCGTTGCAACTGTCTGTCACCGGGGAGAGTCCATACTCCTTTTGTAGATGGCTTTTTGGCCAAAAATTATCCTGGGCAGGAAAAAGAAATGTTTGAAAAACTGGCTGCTACCCAACCGATTGGCAGGATGGCCACACCAAACGAAATCGCAGAACTTGCCTATTTTGTGAGTTCAGAAGCCGGAAGCTTTATCACCGGTACCAATATTCCTATTGACGGGGGATTTTTGGGGCTGAAAATGTGA
- a CDS encoding Gfo/Idh/MocA family oxidoreductase, translating to MSNTNTPVKILVVGCGNMGIAHATAYHNFPEFEICGLVSRGESKRKLNEELQADYPLFSDFDEALTQSKPDAVCISTYPDTHEDFAIKALENGCHVFIEKPLADTIAGCERINAKARETEKKVVVGYILRHHPSWIRFISEAQKMGKPLVMRMNLNQQSQGYMWDVHRNLMKSLSPIVDCGVHYIDVMCQMTRSTPISVSAIGARLTEDISTDNYNYGQLQIRFEDGSVGWYEAGWGPMVSETAFFIKDVFGPKGSVSITAKNASASGKSDNVDSHTKTESIRIHHATIDAENKFTKADEWIDLKDEPDHQELCNREQRHFLQAIQENIALESHLEDALNSLKIAFACDESVKTGETVKL from the coding sequence ATGTCTAACACCAATACTCCTGTTAAAATCCTTGTGGTAGGCTGCGGAAATATGGGCATTGCCCATGCCACAGCATATCACAATTTTCCCGAATTCGAGATCTGCGGATTGGTTTCCCGGGGAGAGTCTAAAAGAAAACTAAACGAAGAACTTCAAGCTGATTACCCCCTGTTTTCGGATTTTGATGAAGCACTTACACAGAGCAAACCAGACGCTGTCTGTATATCTACTTATCCGGATACACATGAGGATTTTGCGATTAAAGCATTGGAAAATGGATGCCATGTCTTTATTGAAAAGCCTTTGGCTGATACCATAGCCGGGTGTGAGCGAATAAATGCCAAAGCTCGGGAAACAGAAAAAAAGGTGGTGGTAGGTTATATTCTAAGGCACCATCCTTCTTGGATCAGATTTATTTCAGAGGCCCAAAAGATGGGGAAACCTCTGGTAATGCGGATGAACCTAAATCAGCAAAGCCAAGGCTACATGTGGGATGTGCACCGCAACCTGATGAAAAGCCTCAGCCCGATTGTGGATTGCGGGGTGCATTACATAGATGTGATGTGCCAGATGACACGGTCAACGCCTATTTCGGTTTCTGCCATTGGCGCCAGACTAACGGAAGACATTTCAACTGATAATTACAATTACGGGCAACTACAAATCCGATTTGAAGATGGCTCAGTTGGCTGGTATGAGGCTGGTTGGGGACCTATGGTGAGTGAGACGGCCTTTTTCATAAAAGATGTTTTCGGGCCAAAGGGTTCTGTCTCAATTACGGCAAAAAATGCATCGGCTAGTGGGAAATCTGACAACGTGGATTCCCATACCAAAACTGAATCCATCCGGATTCACCATGCGACAATAGATGCCGAGAATAAATTCACCAAAGCTGATGAGTGGATAGATCTCAAAGACGAACCTGACCATCAGGAATTGTGTAACCGGGAGCAGCGTCACTTTCTTCAGGCAATCCAAGAGAATATCGCCCTTGAAAGTCATTTGGAAGATGCACTTAATAGCCTGAAAATCGCTTTTGCCTGTGACGAATCAGTGAAAACCGGAGAAACGGTTAAGTTATAA